From the genome of Streptomyces sp. NBC_00659, one region includes:
- a CDS encoding xanthine dehydrogenase family protein molybdopterin-binding subunit, whose product MGTTGTPTNITQGSRTKGGIGESTLRPDGTLKVTGEFAYSSDMWHEDMLWGQILRSTVAHAEIVSIDTSEALAQAGVYAVMTYDDLPTDVKNYGLEIQDTPVLAHGKVRHHGEPVAIVAADHPETARRAAAKIKVEYRELPVITDEASATAPGAVLVHEGRDDHHIGHVPHPNILHRQPIVRGDVEEAARKADFVVRGEYTFGMQDQAFLGPESGLAVPCEDGGVELYIATQWLHSDLRQIAPVLGLPEDKVRMTLSGVGGAFGGREDLSMQIHACLLALRTGKPVKIVYNRFESFFGHVHRHPAKLTYEHGATKDGKLTHIRARIVLDGGAYASASPAVVGNAASLGVGPYVVDDVDIEAIALYTNNPPCGAMRGFGAVQACFAYEAQMDKLADEVGMDRVAFRQLNAMEQGSLLPTGQRVDSPAPVAELLRRVKAMPLPPERQWLSAGEEADVRQLPGGLSNTTHGESVVRGIGYAVGIKNVGFSEGFDDYSTARVRMEVVGGVPVATVHTAMAEVGQGGVTVHAQIARTELGVAQVTIQPADTRVGSAGSTSASRQTYVTGGAVRNSCELVREKVLEIGRRKFGTYHPAWATAELLLEGGKVVTDGGEVLADLADVLESEAVEVEAEWRHRPTEAFDLRTGQGNGHVQYSFAAHRAVVEVDTELGLVKVIELACAQDVGKALNPLSVIGQIQGGTTQGLGIAVMEEIIVDPKTAKVRNPSFTDYLIPTILDTPTIPVDVLELADDHAPYGLRGVGEAPTLSSTPAVLAAIRNATGLELDRTPVRPEHLTGTA is encoded by the coding sequence ATGGGAACGACCGGAACACCCACGAACATCACGCAGGGCTCCCGGACCAAGGGCGGCATCGGCGAGTCCACGCTCCGCCCGGACGGCACCCTCAAGGTCACCGGCGAGTTCGCGTACTCCTCCGACATGTGGCACGAGGACATGCTGTGGGGCCAGATCCTGCGCTCCACGGTCGCCCACGCCGAGATCGTGTCCATCGACACCTCCGAGGCCCTCGCACAGGCCGGCGTGTACGCCGTCATGACGTACGACGACCTGCCCACGGACGTGAAGAACTACGGCCTGGAGATCCAGGACACCCCGGTCCTCGCGCACGGCAAGGTACGCCACCACGGCGAGCCGGTCGCCATCGTGGCCGCCGACCACCCGGAGACCGCCCGCCGCGCCGCCGCCAAGATCAAGGTGGAGTACCGCGAGCTGCCGGTGATCACGGACGAGGCGTCCGCGACCGCGCCCGGCGCGGTCCTCGTCCACGAGGGCCGCGACGACCACCACATCGGCCACGTCCCGCACCCGAACATCCTGCACCGCCAGCCGATCGTCCGCGGCGACGTCGAAGAGGCCGCGAGGAAGGCCGACTTCGTCGTCCGGGGCGAGTACACCTTCGGCATGCAGGACCAGGCCTTCCTCGGCCCCGAGTCCGGCCTTGCCGTGCCCTGTGAGGACGGCGGCGTCGAGCTCTACATCGCCACCCAGTGGCTGCACTCCGACCTGCGCCAGATCGCCCCGGTGCTCGGCCTGCCCGAGGACAAGGTCCGGATGACCCTCTCCGGGGTCGGCGGCGCGTTCGGCGGCCGCGAGGACCTGTCGATGCAGATCCACGCCTGCCTGCTGGCCCTGCGCACCGGTAAGCCCGTCAAGATCGTCTACAACCGCTTCGAGTCCTTCTTCGGACACGTCCACCGCCACCCCGCCAAGCTCACCTACGAGCACGGGGCGACCAAGGACGGCAAGCTCACGCACATCAGGGCACGGATCGTGCTCGACGGCGGCGCGTACGCGTCGGCCTCCCCGGCGGTCGTCGGCAACGCCGCCTCGCTCGGCGTCGGCCCGTACGTGGTCGACGACGTCGACATCGAGGCCATCGCGCTCTACACCAACAACCCGCCCTGCGGAGCCATGCGCGGCTTCGGCGCGGTCCAGGCGTGCTTCGCGTACGAGGCCCAGATGGACAAGCTCGCCGACGAGGTGGGCATGGACCGGGTCGCGTTCCGTCAGCTCAACGCGATGGAACAGGGCTCGCTGCTGCCGACCGGGCAGCGCGTCGACTCACCGGCCCCGGTCGCCGAACTCCTGCGCCGCGTCAAGGCGATGCCCCTGCCGCCGGAGCGGCAGTGGCTCTCCGCGGGCGAGGAGGCCGACGTACGGCAACTGCCCGGCGGTCTGTCCAACACCACGCACGGCGAGAGCGTCGTCCGCGGGATCGGGTACGCCGTCGGCATCAAGAACGTCGGCTTCTCCGAGGGCTTCGACGACTACTCGACCGCCCGGGTCCGCATGGAGGTCGTCGGCGGCGTGCCGGTCGCCACCGTGCACACCGCGATGGCGGAGGTCGGCCAGGGCGGCGTCACCGTCCACGCGCAGATCGCCCGCACCGAACTGGGCGTCGCCCAGGTGACCATCCAGCCGGCCGACACCCGGGTGGGCAGCGCCGGTTCGACGTCCGCCTCGCGCCAGACGTACGTCACCGGCGGCGCCGTCAGGAACTCCTGCGAGCTGGTCCGCGAGAAGGTCCTGGAGATCGGCCGCCGCAAGTTCGGCACGTACCACCCCGCGTGGGCCACGGCCGAACTCCTGCTGGAGGGAGGCAAGGTCGTCACCGACGGCGGTGAGGTCCTCGCCGATCTCGCCGACGTGCTCGAGTCGGAGGCCGTCGAGGTCGAGGCCGAGTGGCGGCACCGGCCGACCGAGGCCTTCGACCTGCGTACCGGGCAGGGCAACGGCCATGTCCAGTACTCGTTCGCCGCGCACCGCGCCGTCGTCGAGGTGGACACCGAACTCGGGCTGGTCAAGGTCATCGAACTGGCCTGCGCCCAGGACGTCGGCAAGGCGCTCAACCCGCTGTCCGTCATCGGCCAGATCCAGGGTGGTACCACCCAGGGCCTGGGCATCGCGGTCATGGAGGAGATCATCGTCGACCCGAAGACCGCGAAGGTGCGCAACCCCTCCTTCACGGACTACCTGATCCCCACCATCCTCGACACGCCGACCATCCCCGTCGACGTGCTCGAACTCGCCGACGACCACGCCCCGTACGGGCTCCGTGGCGTCGGCGAGGCCCCGACCCTGTCGTCCACCCCGGCCGTCCTCGCAGCGATCCGGAACGCGACGGGTCTGGAGCTCGACCGGACGCCGGTACGCCCCGAACACCTCACGGGAACCGCGTAG
- a CDS encoding XdhC family protein: MLDIAEELHRWVEQGRDFAVATVVAVGGSAPRRPGAALAVDSDGTAIGSVSGGCVEGAVYDLCAQALEDGETVLERFGYSDDDAFAVGLTCGGVIDILVTPVRSHDTARRAVLTTALARAARGEAAALARVVSGPAELMGRALVVCPDGSHEGGFGAHPGLDRTVAGEAAALLDAGRTATVEIGEQGSRCGAPLTVLVESSVPPPRMIVFGAIDFASALVRVGKFLGYRVTVCDARPVFATAARFPEADEIVVEWPHRYLERAEVDSRTVLCVLTHDAKFDVPLLRLALRLPVAYVGAMGSRRTHLDRNERLREVGVTEIELARLRSPIGLDLGARTPEETALSIAAEIVADRRGGSGVSLTGAHTPIHHDTSSVPARRIGSVA; this comes from the coding sequence ATGCTGGACATCGCCGAAGAACTGCACCGGTGGGTCGAGCAGGGCCGCGACTTCGCCGTCGCCACCGTGGTGGCGGTCGGCGGCAGCGCGCCCCGCCGGCCCGGCGCCGCTCTCGCCGTCGACTCCGACGGCACGGCGATCGGCTCGGTCTCGGGCGGTTGCGTGGAAGGGGCGGTCTACGACCTGTGCGCACAGGCGCTGGAGGACGGCGAGACCGTCCTGGAACGCTTCGGCTACAGCGACGACGACGCCTTCGCGGTCGGCCTGACCTGCGGCGGTGTCATCGACATCCTGGTCACCCCGGTCCGCTCGCACGACACCGCCCGACGGGCGGTGCTCACGACGGCCCTGGCCCGAGCGGCGCGCGGCGAGGCGGCGGCGCTAGCCCGCGTCGTGAGCGGGCCCGCCGAGCTGATGGGCCGCGCCCTCGTCGTGTGTCCCGACGGCTCCCACGAGGGCGGTTTCGGGGCCCATCCCGGGCTCGACCGTACGGTGGCGGGCGAGGCGGCGGCCCTGCTGGACGCCGGCCGCACCGCCACCGTGGAGATCGGAGAGCAGGGCTCTCGTTGCGGAGCGCCGCTCACGGTCCTGGTGGAGTCCTCGGTCCCGCCCCCGCGCATGATCGTCTTCGGCGCCATCGACTTCGCCTCGGCACTGGTCCGCGTGGGCAAGTTCCTCGGCTACCGGGTGACGGTGTGCGACGCCCGCCCGGTCTTCGCGACGGCGGCCCGCTTCCCCGAGGCGGACGAGATCGTCGTGGAGTGGCCCCACCGCTATCTGGAGCGTGCGGAGGTCGACTCCCGCACCGTCCTGTGCGTCCTCACCCACGACGCCAAGTTCGACGTCCCGCTGCTCCGGCTCGCGCTGCGGCTCCCGGTGGCGTACGTCGGAGCCATGGGCTCGCGCCGCACTCACCTGGACCGCAACGAGAGGCTGCGCGAGGTCGGCGTCACCGAGATCGAGCTGGCCCGCCTCAGGTCGCCGATCGGCCTGGACCTGGGGGCGCGGACCCCCGAGGAGACGGCGCTGTCGATCGCGGCGGAGATCGTGGCCGACCGGCGCGGGGGGAGCGGGGTCTCCCTCACCGGGGCGCACACCCCGATCCACCACGACACGTCCTCGGTTCCGGCGCGTCGGATCGGGTCGGTGGCGTGA
- a CDS encoding NCS2 family permease yields the protein MTQQSLKPKTTAQDAGAGSRVPAGRSWLDRYFHISRRESSIAREVRGGVTTFMAMAYILLLNPLILSGKDVAGDVLGQKALITATAFAAAFTTLLMGFAGKVPLALAAGLSVSGVLSSQVVPQMTWPQAMGMCVLYGAVIMLLVVTGLREMIMNAIPLALKHAITMGIGLFIALIGLVKAGFVHQGKATPLTLGSTGELAGWPVLLFAATLLLIFALQARGVPGAILIGIVSGTVVSVVLDATGVIDPGQWAGGAPELHGSAVSMPDFSLFGKVEFGGWSHVGAMTVGLIVFTLVLAGFFDAMATIIGVGTEAGLADDRGRMPGLSKALFIDGAGGAVGGVAGASGQTVFVESATGVGEGARTGLSSVVTGLFFAACLFFTPLTAIVPGEIAAAALVVIGAMMMTNARHVDWADRATAVPVFLTVVIMPFTYSITAGVAAGVISHVAVKTAQGRARDIGAFMWGLTAVFFVYFALHPIEGWLGVR from the coding sequence ATGACCCAGCAGTCACTGAAGCCGAAGACCACCGCGCAGGACGCGGGCGCGGGCAGCCGCGTTCCGGCGGGACGGTCTTGGCTCGACCGGTACTTCCACATCTCCCGGCGGGAGAGCTCGATCGCGCGCGAGGTGCGCGGCGGCGTCACCACCTTCATGGCGATGGCGTACATCCTGCTGCTCAACCCCCTCATCCTGTCCGGCAAGGACGTGGCGGGGGACGTGCTCGGGCAGAAGGCCCTGATCACCGCGACCGCGTTCGCGGCGGCCTTCACCACCCTTCTCATGGGCTTCGCCGGCAAGGTGCCGCTCGCCCTCGCCGCCGGGCTCTCGGTGTCCGGGGTGCTCTCCTCGCAGGTCGTCCCGCAGATGACCTGGCCGCAGGCCATGGGCATGTGCGTGCTGTACGGCGCGGTCATCATGCTCCTGGTCGTCACCGGGCTGCGCGAGATGATCATGAACGCGATCCCGCTGGCACTCAAACACGCCATCACCATGGGGATCGGCCTGTTCATCGCGCTGATCGGCCTGGTCAAGGCCGGCTTCGTGCACCAGGGCAAGGCGACCCCGCTCACCCTCGGCTCCACCGGCGAACTCGCGGGCTGGCCGGTGCTGCTCTTCGCCGCGACCCTGCTCCTGATCTTCGCCCTCCAGGCGCGCGGTGTCCCCGGCGCGATCCTCATCGGCATCGTCTCCGGCACGGTCGTCTCCGTCGTCCTCGACGCCACCGGTGTCATCGACCCCGGCCAGTGGGCCGGCGGCGCCCCCGAACTGCACGGCAGCGCCGTCTCGATGCCGGACTTCTCGCTTTTCGGCAAGGTCGAGTTCGGCGGCTGGAGCCACGTCGGCGCCATGACGGTCGGCTTGATCGTCTTCACTCTGGTGCTCGCCGGGTTCTTCGACGCGATGGCCACGATCATCGGCGTCGGCACCGAGGCCGGACTGGCCGACGACCGGGGCCGGATGCCCGGTCTGTCGAAGGCGCTGTTCATCGACGGCGCCGGCGGAGCGGTCGGCGGAGTGGCCGGAGCCTCCGGCCAGACGGTCTTCGTCGAGTCCGCGACCGGCGTCGGCGAAGGAGCCCGTACCGGCCTCTCCTCCGTCGTCACCGGCCTCTTCTTCGCGGCCTGCCTGTTCTTCACCCCGCTCACGGCGATCGTCCCGGGCGAGATCGCGGCGGCGGCCCTGGTGGTCATCGGCGCCATGATGATGACGAACGCGCGCCACGTCGACTGGGCCGACCGCGCCACCGCCGTCCCGGTCTTCCTCACGGTCGTGATCATGCCGTTCACCTATTCGATCACCGCGGGCGTGGCGGCCGGTGTGATCAGTCACGTCGCCGTCAAGACCGCCCAGGGCCGGGCCCGGGACATCGGGGCCTTCATGTGGGGTCTGACGGCGGTCTTCTTCGTCTACTTCGCGCTCCACCCCATCGAGGGCTGGCTGGGCGTCCGCTGA